From Micromonospora echinospora:
CCCGAAGTCGTCGGCGACGCGGCGCACCTCGCCGTCGTGCGGGTCGACCCGGTAGACGTGGTTGCCGCCGATCTCGCTCTCGGCCCGGTGGCCCTCGTAGTCGCTGTCGATGCCGTAGCTCGGGTCGGTGAACCAGATCGAGCCGTCGGAGTGCTCGACCACATCGTTCGGGCTGTTCAGCCGCTTGCCGCGCCAGCGCTCGGCGAGCACCGTATCGGTGCCGTCGGCCTCGGTCCGGGTGACCCGTCGCCGGCCTTGCTCGCAGCTCACCAGCCGCCCCCGTCGATCGACGGTGTGCCCGTTGGCGTAGCCGGCCGGCTGGCGGAACGCCCCGACCGCGCCGGTGGTCTCGTCCCAGCGCAGCAGCCGGTCGTTGGGGATGTCGCTGAAGACCAGGTAGCGCCCGGCGGCGAACCAGGCCGGGCCCTCCAACCAGCGGCCCCCGGTCCAGAGACACTCCGTCCACTCGTCGCCGTTCACCCGGCGGAACCGCTCGTCCCGCACCTCGAAACGCGTCCTGAACCGATCCACGCCGACCGCCTCCACCCGTGACTGATGTTCGGCAAGAAGCTAATATTACCGAACGAGGATCACCTGTGAGGCTAGACGCCGAACGGAGGCACGGTGATGGATGACGTCGATCGGACGCTGCTGGCGGCGCTGCAACACGACGCCACCCAGTCGTACGCGGCGCTGGCCGGGCAGGTCAGGCTCTCCACGGGGGCGGTCCACGAGCGGGTGCGCAAGCTGCGCGAGCAGGGTGTGGTTCGCCGGACCACGGTGGACGTCGAGCCGGCCGCAGTCGGCCGGGGTGTGCTCGCCTTCGTGCTGGTGGAGGCGAACGCCTGGATGGGTGACCACCCCACCCGAGACGCGCTCGCGGCGCTGCCCGAGGTGATGGAGGCGCACGTCATCGCCGGCCCCGCCTCGCTGCTCGTGAAGATCCGCGTAGGCACCCCGGAGCAGCTCCAGGCCAGCCTGCGCCGGCTATTCCAGGTGGAGGGCGTGACCGGGACGCAGACCGTGGTGGTGCTGGAGAGCTTCTTCGAGCGCCCACTCGACCCGTACCCGTAGACTTCCTGACACGCGACGACCTCTTGGCGGCCCGCGAATTCACCGCGGGCGGACTGATGCCGACGGGCCGGCCTCACAGCGGAGACCGGCCCGTGCGTCAAGCAGTTGTGCGGTTCAGGAGCTGTAGCCGCGTCCGGCGATCCAGTTGGCCAGCTCGGTCACGTCCATCCAGTACGTCGGCGCGTCCGGCCGGGCCGGGTCGGCGATGAGGACGGTGTCGACGTCGCCCTCGTACCGCACCACTGTCAGGTAGTGGCCGGGGTAGCTGTGCTCCACGCCGTCGACGTCCCGGGCGCCGCCCAGGATGTTCGCTACCACCGGCCGGTCGTCGTCCACTGCGGCCCGGATGTCCGCGCGTAGGCGTGCGACCTGCTCCGGCGTGGCCACGTCGTCGCGGATCTCGGTGGTCCGGTACTTGCCTCCGGTGTACTCGTTGAGGACCCGGGTGATGTCGATGGCGGAGTCGGTGCCGTTCTGGGTGGTGCCCAGCTTCACGGCCAGCTCGTCCTGGCTCACGTCCTTGCCCTCGGCCGAGAGCGCGATGCGGGCCGAGGCGGGGCCACAGTAGAAGAAGTTCGGCTGGGCCTGGTACTCGTAATCGGCGGTGCGGTCACCCTTGCCCTTGACCGGGGCCGCGTGGGCGGCGGCCGGACCGGCCACAGCCCCGCCGGCAGCGGCGAGGCCGGCGACGGAGAGCACGCACTTGCGGATGATCGGGTTCATGTCGAGGCTCCATTCGGGGGTCGGCGCTCCGTGCGGAGACGCGGCACCAGGAGTGGCGCTCGGCGTACGGAGAGTTCAACCGCCCTGCTTCCGGGCCTCATTTCCGGGCGTGACCGGGGCCACCGCGAAACCGGACAGACCGGCTCAGTCGGGCAGGCTACCCAGAAGCCGGGTGACCGCGATCTCGATGACCACCCGCTCCGGATTCGGACGCGGCGTGCGATAGCGCCCGGCGTACCACCGCTCGGCCTCGGCCACCGAATCCGGGTCCCGGCGCAGCACGGCCCGGCCCTCCACGGTCAGCCACCAGCGGCCGTCGACCTGGCACACGGCCACCGGAGTGCCGTCCGGCCCGGCCGCCGCGACGTGCCGGGCCTTGGCGGACCCCGCGGAGGTGATCACCCGGGCCACTCCGGCCTCCGGGTCGAAGGTCACCCCCACCGGTACGACGTGCGGTGTGCCGTCGGCGCGCAGGGTGGTCAGCGTGGCGAGATGCCGGTCCGCGAAGAAACGGGCCACCCGCCCGTCGTGCGGGTCCAACCGGTGCCGTCCCGCCATGCCGTCTCCTCGCTCGCGTGCCTCATCGACGGGGTGCCGCGCCGGGCGGCAACGCCGGGGCCGGGGACTCCCCGGTGGCCCGCTGCGCGGCGCGGTGCTTGACGGCCAGCCGGCCCAGGTAGAACAGCGCGCCGGCCAGCACGCCCATGTCGTCCAGGTAGATCGGGTCGGGCAGCAGGTCCACCGGCATGATCGTGTAGATCAGCGCGCCGTAGAACGCGACCTTGCCACCGGCGCCGAGCGCGCCGAGCATGCGGCGGGTGCGGACCAGCCGGACGGCGAGCACGACCGCCCCGGCCAACATGGCCGCCGCGACGACGGCGGCGAGTACGACGAGCACCCAGGATTCGCGGGACACGCCACCACGCTAGCTGAGCCGGGTCGATGCCGCCCGCGGGCGCGGCCGTGGCGCGCTGGGTCGTGGCCCGGGGCAACCGGACCGCCACTTCGCCGAAGTGGTGGCAACGAAGTGGTGCCGACCCAGCCACCGCCCCGAACTGGCGAACCGGGCCACCACTACCCCGAAGTGGCGGCAACGGCTCGGGACGGCGGGGCGCTCAGGCCGCGACGGCCGCCCGTCCCCGGGCCACCGGGCTCAGCTCGCGGGTGATGTCGGCGCCGGCCGTCCCGGTCGGCAGCTCCCGGGTGGTGTCCGGCCCGGCGAACCCGACGATGGACAGCTCCGCCTGCGGCTCGACGACCGGGTGCAGTGCCGCGAACACCTCGTCACGCAGGCTCTGCGCCGCCGCCGCGGCCCGCTCGGCGGCCTGCCAGGCGGCCTGCTCCCGTTGCGTGGCGGCCCGGTGCCGCGCGGCGAGGTTGTCCCGGACCAGCCGGCGCAGCAGCAGTTCCTGCTCCACCGGGTGCCGGCTCGGGTCCCAGCCGTTCCCGCCGAGGATGTCGCTGAGCTGCCGCACCGTGATCTCGTTACGCCACTGGGCGTCCATCGCCGCCCGGTGCAGCCAGCGCTCCCGGTCCGCGTACTCGGCCGGGGTCCGGGCGGTCCGGGGCAGCGGCAGCGCCGCGGCGGCGGCCAGGCGCCGCACGTCGTCCTCGGCCGCCTGGTACGTCTGCCAGGCCACCTCGGCCTCCTCCTGAGCGGTCAGCCACTCCGCCCGGCTCCGCTCGGCGGTCGCTGCCGCGCGGGCGGCGGCCACCGCCACCTCGTCGGCGTACCGGTCCCGCTCCCGATCCTGTACGCGGGCCCGCTCGGCCTGGTCGATGCTGCTCGGCCGGGCGGCGTCACTGATCCGGTCGACGAGTTCCGAGCGGAACCGGGACGGGCGGACGATCAGGGCGGCGACCACTGTCGCGGCCACGGCGAGCAGAGCCAGCCAGATCACGGCGGCCGCGGGGATGTCGGGCAGGACGGTGGAGAAGACGGTCTGCATTACCAGCACCTCAAGGTGGAACGACTGACGAACAAACGGTTGTGGCCCGGTCGTCCGGGCGGGTGCGCCTCGTGCGGAGGCGCGACTCGACGCGCGGCAGGGCGCGCGGGGTGCGGCTCATCGGGCCGCTTCGGGGCGTACCGGAAAGTGGTCCGGTCAGGCGCGCGGCGGACCGCGGCGGGCGATGGCCGCCCGAGCCGGGTCGGCGACGGCCACGGCCTCGACGCCGGGCATGCGCCCGGCGGAGGCGGAATCGGTGACGGCCGCGTCGGCGGCGGGACCGGTGGCGGTCCGTGGCGCGCCGTCGGCCGTCGTGGTGCCTGCCGCGACCGGAGACGCGATCGCGCTGGGCGCGAATTCGGTGGATGTCGCTCGGGCGTCGGTCGCCCCGAACCCGGCGGTACGAACCGTCGTGGCGTCGGCCTGCCCGGCCACGGCGGCGTGGGCGGGTGCGGCGGCGATGCCCTGGAGGCCGGCGATCAGCACCAGGCTGGCCACGGCCGTGCGGGCGATCCGGCGCAGCGTCGCCGTCCAGGTGGACGGGGTGAACGCTACGGGCAGCACTGTTTCAACCTATCGGCCGGCGAACGATTTCGCAGCTCAAAGATCTTGCGGGTTACGTGAGCCGTCCCACGGGTCGCTGTGGACGGACCGAGTCGTCGGGGCGGGCGAGCGGACTCCACCCGACGCGAAACGGCGCGGAGCCCGCCGGGGCGCCGCGCCGTTTCGGATGTCGCTGTCAGTTGCCGCCGAGCACCGGCGGCGGGGCGCCGTCGCCGTCGCCCCAGACCATCTCGTCCTCGGTGAGCCAGGTCAGCCGGCCGTCGGACTCGTCGTCGCCGTGGCTGCCGCGACCACCGAGCACGCCGCCACGGCCGGCCATCGCGGGCCGCCCGGTGCCGCCGGCGCGCTCGCCGGCCTTGCCTCCGGACTCGACCACCAGGCCGCGACCGGAGGTGAGCCGGCCGGTGCCGGCCGCCGCGCGGTTTTCCGCGCCGGGCACTCCGCCGAACCGGGCCGCGGACGCCGAGTTGGGACCGGTGCCCGCGAGCGCCCCGGTGCTGAGCACGCCGGGGGCGCCGTAGAGCGCGCCGCCGCCTCCGCCGGCCGTCATCGTCGCCGGGCCGCCGCCGGAGCCGAGGCCCGGGCCGCCGCCGATCGTCGGGCCGCCGGTGGTGCTGGTCAGCGGGCCGGCGCCGGCCAGCGAGGTGCCGGCCGGGTCGACA
This genomic window contains:
- a CDS encoding SMP-30/gluconolactonase/LRE family protein, producing MDRFRTRFEVRDERFRRVNGDEWTECLWTGGRWLEGPAWFAAGRYLVFSDIPNDRLLRWDETTGAVGAFRQPAGYANGHTVDRRGRLVSCEQGRRRVTRTEADGTDTVLAERWRGKRLNSPNDVVEHSDGSIWFTDPSYGIDSDYEGHRAESEIGGNHVYRVDPHDGEVRRVADDFGQPNGLAFSPDESLLYVVDTRAKHLRRFAVNEGTLRGGEVFATCDAASFDGVRLDDAGRVWVAAHDGLHCFDPDGTLLGKLHLPEVVANFTFGGPRRNQLYICASSSLFSLRINVNGARYPGW
- a CDS encoding Lrp/AsnC family transcriptional regulator, which encodes MMDDVDRTLLAALQHDATQSYAALAGQVRLSTGAVHERVRKLREQGVVRRTTVDVEPAAVGRGVLAFVLVEANAWMGDHPTRDALAALPEVMEAHVIAGPASLLVKIRVGTPEQLQASLRRLFQVEGVTGTQTVVVLESFFERPLDPYP
- a CDS encoding C39 family peptidase, with amino-acid sequence MNPIIRKCVLSVAGLAAAGGAVAGPAAAHAAPVKGKGDRTADYEYQAQPNFFYCGPASARIALSAEGKDVSQDELAVKLGTTQNGTDSAIDITRVLNEYTGGKYRTTEIRDDVATPEQVARLRADIRAAVDDDRPVVANILGGARDVDGVEHSYPGHYLTVVRYEGDVDTVLIADPARPDAPTYWMDVTELANWIAGRGYSS
- a CDS encoding pyridoxamine 5'-phosphate oxidase family protein; this translates as MAGRHRLDPHDGRVARFFADRHLATLTTLRADGTPHVVPVGVTFDPEAGVARVITSAGSAKARHVAAAGPDGTPVAVCQVDGRWWLTVEGRAVLRRDPDSVAEAERWYAGRYRTPRPNPERVVIEIAVTRLLGSLPD
- a CDS encoding DUF1232 domain-containing protein, which encodes MSRESWVLVVLAAVVAAAMLAGAVVLAVRLVRTRRMLGALGAGGKVAFYGALIYTIMPVDLLPDPIYLDDMGVLAGALFYLGRLAVKHRAAQRATGESPAPALPPGAAPRR